The window TCAGTGGTTGCGCCACATTTTGTGATAAACTTCAAAGTTCATATTCTGTCATATTCAATGACCACCGCTAGATGTCAGAAACTATTCATCTATCCGTTTTCCAAACTGCTTTACCTCATAAGggttggagtgctggagcctatcccagctccgTCCAAAATAATTGTACTGTTTATTTGTGCTTATACATTTACTGACGAGTATGAGTTATCAAACTTAGAGCGAATTTTCTATACATGTTTGAGAGAAAGTATGTTTAGTTGATTAAATTTGTTGCAGTACAAATGAAACAAGACAATCACAAGATTCAACAATTACTCCTCATCacagacaatgaaaaaaaaaaaaaatcaataaaacaaatgtgtcaTACCAGAGAGGAGACTCCTACATTGTATTTGTGACGGCAGGCCATCACTGACTCCAATAGATCTGGAATGATACCTTGTcttatggataggtttccgattacccatcatgccttgcgacGGATGCCATACTGTGTGTCTTAGTGTTCAGAGGCCATGGATGAATGGTGAAGCGTAAAGTTTTTTCCGTTTGGTGTAAACGTTATGACATcgtttaaagcaaatgcaaacgtaGTGGAGAAAAACATGTTTGGTGCTTTAAGCAGAGCCAGATACTTGGAAAAATTGAAGGACATTGGCGGGAAAAAGCCatatgaatttcaagcaagcgACTGGAGAGACGATGTGGAAGGCTACCCTGACGTTTCATATCTGATATCGTTAATTATCTTGTGAATTCTGTGAGGGCCtatacccttgatgaactaaaggcttacaagtctctacaagctgtagggatttgtgagtttggaccctatgTGTGTTCATgggtcgaggaagatatgacaaatgattagaaaaagttaacagcaaatggatttattacaaaggaatgtgcagtacagacgtccgggtcttatctaggtgtctgccgcacacgagacgtgtgtcttctggcaggatagccaaagaagaagacaaaagctgtccAGTAACACACGGTTTttgtatgtatgggtccatggtagaagtggctgcccccccgcagtccgatcctgggccgggatgataactttccgctccttacctggtgtcgttcgtctccacggcaacgcctgggagaggagtatGGCACCAGccgttttctgcgtacaaagaacaaggacaaccaccggctccacaacacgtCCTTTTCTGATTagcaaatgttgttgttgttctttcggcttgtccctttcggggtcgccacagcgtatcatctcagatgaacgcatatatatgtttggccccacgaggtgatatcttgcatggagctccactccgattgagattgactgtcatgtttagctttttctattttcctaatgattgctccaacagtggaacttttttcaccaagctgcttggcaatttcttcgtagccctttccagctgtgtggagttggacaattttgtctctggtgtctttggacagctctttgatcttggccatgttacaagtttgattcttactgattgtatacggtggacaggtgtctttatgcagctaactacctcacacaggtgcatctgatttaggataatacatggagtggaggtggacttttaaaggcagactaacaggtctttgagggtcagaattctatctgataggcaggtgttcaaatacttatttgcagcagtatcacagaaataaatcgttaaaaaaatcatacattgttatttctggatttttcttttttgattatctctctcacagtagacatgcacccacaatgaaaatttcagacccctccattatttctaagtgggagaacttgcaatagaggagggtgttcaaatacttattttcttcactgtatttgaatGTCTTCTTGACAAGACAGTCTGCTCACTGaccattttgctttttaatttgGACTTTGATACCCGGAAAATCTCGTTTCTACTATCATAAATACATAAAGCTCTGCCATCGatcaatgtcataaaaaaatacaaacagagCGATTGGACTTTGGAACTTTTTGGACAATAAAGCATTCATTTACTCGTGACTAAGACAGACAGACTGGAGCGTTCCTGAGCGTGAAGGCTCAAAGCTTGCAGTGTCTTCACTCGGACCATGGCTAGTGAAGCCAAAGAGCACCTTTGCTGTCCGACCTGTTTGGACATCTTTAAAGATCCTGTCATGCTGCCATGTAGTCACAACGTCTGTCGTGCATGTTTGCAGCAGTGGTGGAAGGACAAAGAAGATCGATCATGTCCAGTCTGTAGAAAAAGGTGTAGTTCGATTGATATACATTCGAACTTGACCTTGAGGAATCTGTGTGAGGACTTTTCACAAGCTTTAGTGAAGCCAAAGGAGATCTGCAGGCTTCACGATGAGAAACTGAAACTCTTCTGTTTGGACCACCGGGAATCTATCTGCCTGGTCTGCAGAGATGCCAAAATCCACGCTGGCCATAAGTTCTGTCCTCTGGATGAAGTTCCACAATATCACAAAGAGGAACTACAGAAAGCTCTGCAGGATGCAAAGAAAAGATGGGATGATTATACTACGACTAGAGACAATTGCACTGAACAAGAAGAGTATATCAAGGTCCAGAGGAACCAGGTTGAAAGCAAAATTAGGCAAGATTTTGCGGAGCTTCATCACTTTTTGCATGTTGAGGAGGAGAAAAGATTGTCTGCTCTGAGAGAGGAAGAGCAGAAGAAAAGACAGAATATGAAGGAAAAGATTGAGGCTCTAAACAGAGATATGGCCGCCCTCTCAGACATGATCAGAACCACAGAGGAGATGACATCTGACCATGATTCCTTAATGAAAAACTTCCGGGACGTAATTACCAGGATCCAACTCTTGCCTGATGAACCCGAACTACTCCCAGGAGCTCTGCTGGATGAAGTCAAACATGTGGGCAACCTCAAGTTCACTGTATTGGAACAAATGAGGGAGATGGTTTCCTACAGTCCTGTGATTCTGGACCCAAACACTGCCATTCAAACACTCAGGCTGTCTGAAGATCTGACGAGTGTGAGTTCTAAAGTCGGAGGCCAGCGCCCAAACAATCCAGAGAGGTTAAACTGGAACGCTGTGCTCGGTTCTGCTTTGGACTCAGAAACGCACACCTGGGATGTTGAGGTAGGAGACAACAAAGACTGGCGACTGGGGATAGCGTGGGGGGACTCTCCAGTTAACATCACTTCATGGATCATCGGATGTCGTGATggtaaatacaaaatgaaaggaCCATATGGATCCTGGAATCCACCGGTGAAACTGGAGAGGATCCGAATTCGTGTGGACATGAACGAAAGATCAGTTTCCTTCTTTGAATCTACTACAAACACAAAATTAGACTTAAAGACCCCTTCCACTTGGCCACAATTATCTGGTAACAAGAAAATGTATCCTTACTTCTACACAAAGGATAAAAGTCCTCTGAAAATAACACCACTTTCAGTTTGCGTGATGACTCAAAACCAGTGATGACGTACATATTCTGCTCTCATAATTGTTTTACAAGCAGTGACACCCTGAAAATTAGTTTCAAGAATATTAACCTGTTGAAATCTGATGTCATGTTGTTTTGGATATCATTTAGCC of the Syngnathoides biaculeatus isolate LvHL_M chromosome 14, ASM1980259v1, whole genome shotgun sequence genome contains:
- the LOC133512514 gene encoding LOW QUALITY PROTEIN: uncharacterized protein LOC133512514 (The sequence of the model RefSeq protein was modified relative to this genomic sequence to represent the inferred CDS: inserted 1 base in 1 codon) — protein: MASEAKEHLCCPTCLDIFKDPVMLPCSHNVCRACLQQWWKDKEDRSCPVCRKXCSSIDIHSNLTLRNLCEDFSQALVKPKEICRLHDEKLKLFCLDHRESICLVCRDAKIHAGHKFCPLDEVPQYHKEELQKALQDAKKRWDDYTTTRDNCTEQEEYIKVQRNQVESKIRQDFAELHHFLHVEEEKRLSALREEEQKKRQNMKEKIEALNRDMAALSDMIRTTEEMTSDHDSLMKNFRDVITRIQLLPDEPELLPGALLDEVKHVGNLKFTVLEQMREMVSYSPVILDPNTAIQTLRLSEDLTSVSSKVGGQRPNNPERLNWNAVLGSALDSETHTWDVEVGDNKDWRLGIAWGDSPVNITSWIIGCRDGKYKMKGPYGSWNPPVKLERIRIRVDMNERSVSFFESTTNTKLDLKTPSTWPQLSGNKKMYPYFYTKDKSPLKITPLSVCVMTQNQLKACSVFTRTMASEAKEHLCCPTCLDIFKDPVMLPCSHNVCRACLQQWWKDKEDRSCPVCRKRCSSIDIHSNLTLRNLCEDFSQALVKPKEICRLHDEKLKLFCLDHRESICLVCRDAKIHAGHKFCPLDEVPQYHKEELQKALQDAKKRWDDYTTTRDNCTEQEEYIKVQRNQVESKIRQDFAELHHFLHVEEEKRLSALREEEQKKRQNMKEKIEALNRDMAALSDMIRTTEEMTSDHDSLMKNFRDVITRIQLLPDEPELLPGALLDEVKHVGNLKFTVLEQMREMVSYSPVILDPNTAIQTLRLSEDLTSVSSKVGGQRPNNPERLNWNAVLGSALDSETHTWDVEVGDNKDWRLGIAWGDSPVNITSWIIGCRDGKYKMKGPYGSWNPPVKLERIRIRVDMNERSVSFFESTTNTKLDLKTPSTWPQLSGNKKMYPYFYTKDKSPLKITPLSVCVMTQNQ